One genomic region from Thermoleptolyngbya sichuanensis A183 encodes:
- a CDS encoding ABC transporter permease produces the protein MTALKPIQKRGVKFAFNQHQLENYRDLLLVLFQKEFKVRYKGKFLGYLWSIASPLAFAMVYYIAFSGIMRVAVEGYPLILVSGLFPWQWFQNSVGSAPNLFVGNASLIKKLNFPRNILSLSTILNHMVHFLLSLPVILIFMVIYGKSPTLAWLYGLPVMMVVQLFTVYGLALVLATLNLFLRDIERLTQIVMTFVFYFTPIIFTADMIPERFRPLIPLNPAAPLMINWRNLFLYGYIDGHYLLISAGYAMLFFIIGTLVYRKLSWKFAEVL, from the coding sequence ATGACAGCACTGAAACCGATTCAAAAACGGGGTGTGAAGTTCGCCTTCAACCAGCACCAGCTCGAAAACTACCGCGATCTGCTACTCGTTCTGTTTCAAAAGGAATTTAAAGTCCGCTACAAGGGCAAGTTTCTGGGCTATCTCTGGTCGATCGCCAGTCCGCTGGCCTTTGCAATGGTTTACTACATTGCCTTCAGCGGCATTATGCGGGTGGCTGTGGAGGGCTATCCGCTGATTCTGGTGTCAGGGCTGTTTCCCTGGCAGTGGTTCCAGAACTCCGTCGGCTCCGCACCCAATCTGTTTGTTGGCAATGCCAGCCTGATCAAAAAGCTCAACTTTCCGCGCAATATCCTCTCGCTGTCCACCATTCTGAATCACATGGTGCATTTCTTGCTGTCGCTGCCTGTGATTCTCATTTTCATGGTGATTTACGGCAAATCGCCGACGCTGGCGTGGCTCTACGGGCTGCCCGTCATGATGGTGGTTCAGCTTTTTACCGTCTATGGGCTGGCGCTGGTGCTGGCGACGCTGAACCTGTTTTTGCGGGATATTGAGCGGCTCACGCAGATTGTGATGACGTTCGTATTTTATTTTACGCCGATTATTTTCACGGCGGATATGATTCCTGAGCGATTCCGCCCGCTGATTCCGCTGAATCCGGCCGCGCCGCTGATGATTAACTGGCGAAACCTGTTTCTTTACGGCTATATCGACGGACACTACCTGCTGATCAGCGCGGGCTATGCGATGTTGTTCTTTATCATCGGCACGCTGGTCTATCGCAAGCTGTCGTGGAAGTTTGCAGAAGTGCTGTAG
- a CDS encoding glycosyltransferase family 4 protein gives MKIAVVHEWLVTYAGSERVCEQMLQLYPEADLFSLVDFLPEDLRFFIQHRPVTTSFLQHLPFANPRFRAYLPLMPLAIEQFDLSPYDVILSSHHAVAKGVMTRADQLHISYVHTPIRYAWEMQQQYFQEARLRGPKAAIAQGILHYLRLWDVACANRVDHFIANSRFVARRIWKTYRRTAEVIYPPVAVDRFSPAETREDFYFTLSRFVPYKRVDLVVEAFTQLGLPLVVIGDGSEFRRVAALAGPTVRLLGRQPDAVVRDHMQRCKAFVYPAEEDFGIAMVEAQAAGAPVIGYGRGGAAETVIPGKTGILMPEQTVAAVVEAVRSLEAGDFRFHPDDSRQNAERFSPERFRAELAQFVDQQWAKFQQG, from the coding sequence ATGAAGATTGCTGTTGTCCATGAGTGGCTGGTCACCTATGCCGGGTCGGAGCGGGTGTGCGAGCAGATGTTGCAGCTTTATCCCGAAGCCGATTTGTTCAGCCTGGTGGATTTTTTGCCGGAGGATCTGCGCTTTTTTATTCAGCATCGCCCGGTGACGACTTCGTTTTTGCAGCATTTGCCGTTTGCTAATCCGCGCTTTCGGGCCTATCTGCCGCTGATGCCGCTGGCGATCGAGCAGTTTGACCTGTCGCCCTACGATGTGATTTTGTCGAGCCATCATGCAGTAGCCAAGGGCGTGATGACCCGCGCCGACCAGCTTCATATTAGCTACGTGCATACGCCCATCCGCTATGCCTGGGAAATGCAGCAGCAGTATTTTCAGGAAGCTCGGCTGCGGGGCCCCAAGGCCGCGATCGCCCAGGGAATTCTCCACTACCTGCGCCTGTGGGACGTTGCCTGCGCGAATCGAGTGGATCATTTCATTGCAAATTCCCGGTTTGTGGCTCGTCGAATTTGGAAAACGTATCGGCGGACTGCGGAGGTGATTTATCCGCCTGTGGCGGTGGATCGGTTCTCGCCAGCGGAAACCCGCGAGGACTTTTACTTTACGCTGTCGCGGTTTGTGCCCTACAAGCGAGTCGATCTGGTGGTAGAAGCGTTTACACAACTGGGCTTGCCGCTGGTGGTGATTGGCGACGGGTCAGAATTTCGGCGGGTGGCGGCCCTGGCGGGGCCAACTGTGCGTCTATTGGGCCGACAGCCTGATGCGGTCGTGCGCGATCACATGCAGCGCTGCAAGGCGTTTGTTTATCCGGCCGAGGAAGACTTTGGCATCGCGATGGTGGAAGCGCAGGCGGCGGGTGCGCCCGTGATCGGCTATGGGCGGGGCGGGGCTGCGGAGACGGTGATTCCTGGCAAGACGGGGATTTTGATGCCCGAACAGACGGTGGCGGCGGTGGTGGAAGCGGTGCGATCGCTCGAAGCGGGCGATTTCCGGTTTCACCCCGACGACTCTCGCCAAAACGCCGAACGGTTTAGCCCAGAACGCTTTCGCGCCGAGCTAGCGCAATTTGTAGATCAGCAGTGGGCAAAATTTCAGCAGGGATGA
- the wbaP gene encoding undecaprenyl-phosphate galactose phosphotransferase WbaP, whose protein sequence is MQLNRTLRPALSALSISTRTVPTLVGMISSDLLMLSLAGTISVYLRWFLDGKFQPLLYWQLLPLMGLFVLVYAAIGLYPGVAQSPVDEFRCVTIGTSLVYFLLGVTIFLRQSGEVYSRGIFVMAWLLSIVLVLIGRSLTRHWFARKRWWGYPVVVLGAGKTGEMVVRTLQKRPRIGLRPVVVLDDDPAKHGSLHGVPVMGGIDLAPMIARSRRIPYAIVAMPGVPRVRLLDVIEQHTQTFAHLLVIPDLFDFSSLWVEARDMGGILGLEVRQQLLLPGPRLVKFALDRIITLFGGLLVLPFIILIAVLIRLDSPGPIFYGQTRIGQNGESFKAWKFRSMVQNADQVLHDYLEAHPKLRRSWERDHKLRRDPRVTRVGRFLRQTSLDELPQLWNILRGEMSLVGPRPIVDEEIPRYGDKFALYTKVTPGLTGLWQVSGRNNLSYKERVNLDAYYVRNWSVWLDLYILMRTVWVVLSGEGAY, encoded by the coding sequence ATGCAACTTAACCGAACCCTACGTCCGGCGCTATCTGCTTTGAGCATCTCCACCCGCACCGTTCCAACGCTGGTGGGGATGATTAGCTCCGATCTGCTGATGCTGAGTCTGGCAGGAACGATCAGCGTCTATCTGCGCTGGTTTCTGGATGGCAAGTTTCAGCCGCTCCTCTACTGGCAACTGCTGCCGCTCATGGGGCTATTTGTGTTGGTGTATGCCGCGATTGGGCTATACCCCGGCGTGGCCCAGAGTCCGGTCGATGAGTTTCGCTGCGTCACCATTGGCACGAGTCTAGTGTATTTTCTGCTGGGTGTGACGATTTTTTTGCGGCAGAGCGGTGAGGTCTACTCACGCGGTATTTTTGTGATGGCGTGGCTATTGTCTATCGTGCTGGTGCTGATTGGGCGATCGCTCACACGACACTGGTTTGCCCGCAAGCGCTGGTGGGGCTATCCCGTCGTGGTGCTGGGGGCAGGCAAGACGGGCGAAATGGTGGTTCGCACGCTGCAAAAGCGCCCCCGCATTGGGCTGCGTCCGGTGGTGGTGCTGGATGACGACCCCGCCAAGCACGGCTCGCTGCACGGGGTTCCGGTGATGGGCGGCATTGATCTAGCTCCCATGATTGCGCGATCGCGCCGCATTCCCTACGCCATCGTGGCCATGCCCGGTGTGCCCCGCGTCCGCCTGCTGGACGTGATCGAACAGCACACCCAGACCTTCGCTCACCTGCTGGTCATCCCCGATTTATTCGACTTTTCTAGCCTCTGGGTCGAGGCGCGAGACATGGGCGGCATCCTGGGACTAGAGGTGCGGCAGCAGTTGCTCTTGCCGGGGCCGCGCCTGGTCAAGTTTGCGCTAGATCGCATCATTACCCTGTTCGGCGGGCTGCTGGTGCTGCCGTTTATCATCCTGATTGCGGTGCTAATTCGGCTCGATTCGCCGGGCCCCATTTTCTACGGGCAGACCCGCATCGGGCAAAATGGCGAATCGTTTAAAGCCTGGAAATTCCGCTCGATGGTGCAAAACGCCGACCAAGTCTTACACGATTATCTAGAAGCGCACCCCAAGCTGCGCCGTTCCTGGGAGCGCGACCACAAGCTCCGCCGCGATCCACGAGTTACCCGTGTCGGTCGGTTTCTGCGACAGACCAGCCTGGATGAATTGCCCCAGCTTTGGAACATCCTGCGCGGCGAGATGAGCCTGGTAGGACCGCGCCCGATTGTGGATGAAGAGATTCCGCGCTACGGCGACAAGTTTGCTCTGTATACAAAGGTCACGCCGGGGCTGACGGGGCTGTGGCAAGTGTCGGGGCGCAATAATTTGTCCTATAAAGAGCGGGTGAATCTGGATGCCTACTACGTCCGAAACTGGTCGGTGTGGCTGGATTTGTATATCCTGATGCGGACGGTGTGGGTGGTGCTGTCGGGCGAAGGAGCCTACTAA
- a CDS encoding O-antigen ligase family protein, with translation MAGQKARREPVRFWGQALSLRTAWGSVWNLFWVSLMVMPYVSYLGLLGMVAVTARLWGRFRRAGLDRVTGGGLLLLSGLLLLSGLFAYDRGEALLQLANFLPYFLFFAILPYLLNCVERLAQIALGLVLVAIPINLISLVEYIIKIPRMPVWWRHFPLFRWIRAAPHKGRAMVMFDHPNAMGSFLVLVMALGLGLILYRLALDRAVVPHSLPDSAESVWSDRQPDAQNAGAEALQSVSLRLISGATLLNLLGIFCTGSRNALLLAVLQLLCFALVVARSSWKTVAAALGGLVVMVGGAAVIGIGGRSLDLATWADDPRTKLWGAAVQMVGDHPWLGWGLGNYKLVYPQYLTPDLMALTDFQDISHAHNLWLTLAVEAGIPAMLLLTLLVGRICARGVRQLLAKSLKAPERGILFGYLLGFFSSVGFALFDVPLYDSRVNVLNWVLLAGIFSFAAKKPVNSSPLP, from the coding sequence GTGGCGGGGCAAAAAGCCAGACGCGAACCTGTGCGGTTTTGGGGGCAAGCGCTCTCGCTGCGGACGGCGTGGGGTTCCGTGTGGAATTTGTTTTGGGTCAGCCTGATGGTCATGCCCTACGTTTCCTATCTGGGGCTACTGGGCATGGTGGCAGTGACGGCGCGGCTGTGGGGGCGGTTTCGGCGGGCAGGGCTGGACAGGGTCACGGGTGGTGGGCTGCTGCTGCTGAGCGGGCTGCTGCTGCTGAGCGGGCTGTTTGCCTACGATCGAGGCGAAGCGCTGCTGCAACTGGCGAATTTTTTGCCCTATTTCCTATTTTTCGCCATTCTGCCCTACTTGTTAAACTGCGTTGAACGGCTTGCCCAGATTGCCCTGGGGTTGGTTCTGGTTGCCATTCCCATCAACCTGATCAGCCTGGTGGAATACATTATCAAAATTCCCCGAATGCCCGTTTGGTGGCGGCATTTTCCGCTGTTTCGCTGGATTCGGGCCGCCCCCCACAAAGGCCGGGCAATGGTAATGTTTGACCACCCCAACGCAATGGGCAGCTTTTTGGTGCTGGTGATGGCGCTGGGGTTGGGGCTGATCCTCTATCGGCTGGCGCTGGATCGGGCCGTTGTGCCACACAGTCTGCCAGACTCCGCAGAGTCCGTTTGGTCAGACCGCCAACCCGACGCACAAAACGCTGGGGCAGAGGCCCTCCAGTCCGTTTCCCTGCGTTTGATTTCCGGTGCGACCTTGCTCAACCTGCTGGGCATTTTCTGCACCGGGTCGCGCAATGCCCTGCTGCTGGCGGTGCTGCAACTGCTGTGTTTTGCGCTGGTGGTGGCGCGGTCTAGCTGGAAGACCGTGGCGGCGGCGCTGGGCGGGCTGGTGGTGATGGTCGGCGGCGCAGCTGTGATTGGCATTGGCGGGCGATCGCTCGACTTGGCGACCTGGGCAGATGACCCCCGAACGAAACTGTGGGGCGCAGCGGTGCAGATGGTAGGTGACCACCCTTGGCTCGGCTGGGGCCTGGGCAACTACAAGCTGGTATATCCGCAGTACCTCACGCCCGACCTGATGGCCCTGACGGATTTTCAGGACATCTCCCATGCCCACAATCTGTGGCTGACCCTGGCCGTGGAGGCAGGCATTCCGGCAATGCTGCTGCTGACGCTGCTGGTGGGGCGGATCTGTGCGCGGGGTGTGCGGCAACTGCTGGCAAAAAGCCTGAAGGCTCCAGAGCGTGGCATTCTGTTTGGCTATCTCTTGGGCTTCTTCAGCAGCGTCGGCTTCGCGCTGTTCGACGTGCCGCTATACGATTCGCGGGTCAACGTGCTGAACTGGGTGCTGCTGGCAGGAATTTTTAGTTTTGCTGCCAAGAAACCAGTCAATTCCTCGCCTCTACCCTAG
- the acnB gene encoding bifunctional aconitate hydratase 2/2-methylisocitrate dehydratase — protein MLEAYRNHVAERAALGIPPLPLSAEQTSELCELLKHPPAGEEEFLVSLLRDRIPPGVDQAAYVKAGFLTAIAKGEASSPLISPQYATELLGTMMGGYNVRSLIDLLHSPNAEVVATATAALSKTLLIYDAFHDIQELAESGNESAQQIMTAWANADWFTSRPPLPEAITVTVFKVPGETNTDDLSPAPHATTRPDIPLHATVMLESRQPGSLETIAELKKKGHPVAYVGDVVGTGSSRKSATNSVLWHMGEDIPFVPNKRTGGYCLGGKIAPIFFNTMEDSGALPIECDVTKMETGDVITIYPYKGEITNEAGEVISTFTLKPDTILDEVRAGGRIPLLIGRSLTDKTRMALGLPPSDLFIRPKMPADTGKGFTLAQKMVGKACGLLGVRPGTSCEPIMTTVGSQDTTGPMTRDELKELACLGFSADLVMQSFCHTAAYPKPVDIKTHHSLPDFITSRGGVSLRPGDGIIHSWLNRMLLPDTVGTGGDSHTRFPLGISFPAGSGLVAFAAALGVMPLDMPESVLVRFKGTLQPGVTLRDVVNAIPYVAIQQGKLTVAKENKKNVYSGRIIEMEGLPDLQLEQAFELTDATAERSAAGCTIKLSEATVAEYLRSNVALLKNMVARGYGDARTILRRVRKMEAWLANPSLMSADPDAEYADIIEVDLDQIKEPIVAAPNDPDNIKLMSECAGDPIHEVFIGSCMTNIGHYRAAAKVLEGAGPVKVRLWIAPPTRMDEQQLREEGYYGIFAAAGARTEMPGCSLCMGNQARVDDGVTVFSTSTRNFNNRMGKGAQVYLGSAELAAVCALLGRIPTVEEYMEIVTKKIDPFASDLYRYLNFDQIVGFEDEGRVIPKEEEAKLVASI, from the coding sequence ATGCTGGAAGCCTATCGTAACCATGTCGCAGAGCGAGCAGCGCTGGGGATTCCGCCGCTGCCACTGTCTGCTGAGCAAACGTCCGAATTGTGCGAACTGCTGAAGCATCCACCAGCGGGTGAAGAAGAATTTTTGGTGAGTTTGCTGCGCGATCGCATTCCGCCGGGGGTCGATCAGGCGGCCTACGTAAAGGCAGGATTTCTAACGGCGATCGCCAAGGGAGAAGCCTCCAGCCCGCTGATCTCGCCCCAATACGCCACGGAACTGCTGGGCACGATGATGGGGGGCTACAACGTGCGATCGCTCATCGACCTGCTGCACTCGCCCAATGCAGAGGTTGTTGCCACCGCCACTGCCGCCCTCAGCAAGACGCTGCTGATCTACGATGCGTTTCATGACATTCAGGAACTAGCGGAAAGCGGAAACGAATCAGCCCAGCAAATCATGACCGCCTGGGCCAATGCAGACTGGTTCACCAGCCGCCCGCCGCTGCCCGAAGCTATCACGGTGACGGTGTTCAAAGTGCCTGGTGAAACCAACACCGACGACCTCTCGCCCGCGCCCCACGCCACCACCCGCCCCGACATTCCGCTCCACGCGACGGTAATGCTAGAAAGCCGCCAGCCCGGTTCCCTAGAAACCATTGCGGAACTAAAGAAAAAAGGACATCCCGTGGCCTACGTCGGGGACGTGGTGGGCACGGGGTCTTCTCGCAAATCCGCCACCAACTCCGTCCTCTGGCACATGGGCGAAGACATCCCCTTTGTGCCCAATAAGCGCACGGGCGGCTATTGCCTGGGGGGTAAGATCGCGCCTATTTTCTTCAACACGATGGAAGACTCTGGCGCGTTGCCCATCGAGTGCGACGTGACGAAGATGGAAACGGGCGACGTGATCACCATCTATCCCTATAAGGGCGAAATCACCAATGAGGCGGGCGAGGTGATCTCCACCTTTACGCTCAAGCCCGATACCATTCTGGACGAGGTGCGGGCAGGCGGACGGATTCCCCTGCTCATTGGGCGATCGCTCACCGACAAAACCCGCATGGCCCTGGGGTTGCCCCCCAGCGATTTGTTCATCCGTCCGAAAATGCCCGCCGACACAGGCAAAGGCTTTACCCTGGCGCAAAAGATGGTGGGCAAGGCCTGCGGTCTTCTGGGCGTGCGCCCCGGTACGTCTTGCGAACCAATCATGACCACCGTTGGCTCTCAGGACACCACCGGCCCCATGACCCGCGACGAACTAAAGGAACTCGCCTGCCTGGGCTTCAGCGCCGACCTGGTGATGCAGAGCTTCTGCCACACCGCCGCCTATCCCAAACCCGTCGATATCAAAACCCACCACAGCCTGCCCGACTTCATCACCTCTCGCGGCGGCGTGTCCCTGCGTCCTGGCGACGGCATCATCCACTCCTGGCTAAACCGAATGCTGCTGCCAGATACCGTGGGTACGGGCGGCGACTCCCACACCCGCTTCCCATTGGGCATTTCCTTCCCGGCTGGCTCTGGGCTGGTGGCCTTCGCGGCTGCGCTAGGCGTAATGCCGCTGGACATGCCAGAGTCGGTGCTGGTGCGGTTTAAGGGCACGCTGCAACCGGGCGTAACGCTGCGCGACGTGGTAAACGCGATTCCCTACGTTGCCATTCAGCAGGGCAAGCTGACGGTTGCAAAAGAAAACAAGAAGAATGTCTATTCCGGTCGCATCATCGAAATGGAGGGTCTGCCGGATCTGCAACTGGAGCAAGCCTTTGAACTGACGGACGCAACCGCCGAACGCTCCGCCGCAGGCTGCACCATCAAGCTGAGCGAGGCCACGGTGGCAGAATATCTGCGGTCCAATGTGGCGCTGCTGAAGAACATGGTGGCACGGGGCTATGGCGATGCCCGCACGATCCTCCGCCGCGTCCGCAAGATGGAGGCATGGCTGGCCAATCCCTCGCTGATGAGTGCTGACCCCGATGCAGAATACGCCGACATTATCGAGGTAGATCTGGATCAAATCAAGGAGCCAATCGTAGCCGCGCCCAACGACCCCGACAATATCAAGCTAATGTCGGAATGCGCGGGCGACCCGATTCACGAGGTCTTCATTGGCTCCTGCATGACCAATATCGGCCACTATCGCGCCGCGGCAAAGGTGCTGGAGGGCGCGGGCCCGGTGAAGGTGCGCCTGTGGATTGCCCCGCCCACCCGCATGGACGAACAGCAGCTTCGCGAAGAGGGCTATTACGGCATCTTTGCCGCAGCGGGGGCCCGCACGGAGATGCCCGGCTGCTCGCTCTGCATGGGCAACCAGGCCCGCGTCGATGACGGCGTGACGGTGTTCTCCACTTCCACCCGCAACTTCAACAACCGCATGGGCAAAGGCGCACAGGTCTACCTGGGTTCGGCAGAATTGGCGGCGGTCTGCGCCCTGCTGGGTCGTATTCCGACCGTAGAAGAATACATGGAGATCGTGACGAAAAAGATCGACCCGTTTGCCAGCGACCTCTATCGCTATCTCAACTTCGACCAGATTGTGGGATTTGAGGACGAGGGACGGGTGATTCCCAAAGAGGAAGAAGCAAAGCTTGTTGCGTCGATCTGA
- a CDS encoding RNA-binding S4 domain-containing protein — protein MDNPPPETIRLDQFLKWVQAVPTGGEAKVLIQIGEVSVNGAVETRRGRKLVEGDRVSIAGEEFVVNLQ, from the coding sequence ATGGACAATCCTCCTCCCGAAACCATCCGGCTCGATCAGTTTCTGAAATGGGTACAGGCAGTGCCCACGGGCGGCGAAGCCAAGGTGCTGATTCAGATTGGCGAAGTTAGCGTGAACGGGGCAGTGGAAACCCGGCGCGGACGGAAACTGGTAGAGGGCGATCGCGTTTCGATAGCAGGCGAAGAGTTTGTGGTGAATTTGCAGTGA
- a CDS encoding DUF2721 domain-containing protein, translating into MNIDITTPAILFPTISLLLLAYTNRFVALASIIRNLHASHQSKPDPMLRQEIASLRYRIKLIRNMQAWGAASLLFSVICILLLFLGFETAGRWMFAVSLVMMLISLALSLREIQLSVVALDLHLRDVEQERERGRSPDYF; encoded by the coding sequence ATGAATATCGACATCACCACTCCTGCAATCCTGTTTCCCACGATTTCGCTGCTGCTGCTGGCCTACACAAACCGCTTTGTGGCGCTGGCCAGCATCATCCGCAACCTGCACGCCAGCCACCAGAGCAAGCCTGACCCTATGCTGCGGCAGGAAATCGCCAGTCTGCGCTACCGCATCAAGCTGATTCGCAATATGCAGGCGTGGGGGGCAGCGAGTTTGCTGTTCAGCGTGATTTGCATTCTGCTGCTGTTTCTGGGGTTTGAAACGGCGGGCCGGTGGATGTTTGCCGTCAGCCTGGTGATGATGCTGATCTCACTGGCGCTGTCGCTGCGGGAAATCCAGCTTTCGGTCGTCGCCCTCGATCTGCACCTGCGGGATGTAGAACAGGAACGAGAACGAGGGCGATCGCCCGACTATTTTTAG